Proteins found in one Abyssibius alkaniclasticus genomic segment:
- the ybeY gene encoding rRNA maturation RNase YbeY, translating into MPDISDCVIEDARWEACDLPSIAERATRAALAIAGLQGEDWEVVVMACDDARIATLNADFRSKPVPTNVLSWPAEALGAATAGETPLAPEGPELGDIAIAFETCEAEARDQGIEFAAHVAHLIVHAVLHLLGYDHIEDADATLMEGLEIKALASMGIQNPY; encoded by the coding sequence ATGCCTGACATTTCCGATTGCGTGATCGAGGATGCCCGCTGGGAAGCTTGCGATTTGCCAAGCATTGCCGAGCGTGCCACCCGCGCAGCTTTGGCGATTGCAGGGCTGCAGGGCGAGGATTGGGAAGTTGTCGTCATGGCTTGCGATGATGCGCGCATCGCCACGCTCAACGCCGATTTTCGCAGCAAACCCGTGCCCACCAACGTGCTTTCATGGCCTGCTGAAGCGCTTGGCGCCGCCACAGCGGGCGAAACCCCGCTGGCGCCCGAAGGGCCGGAACTGGGTGATATTGCAATCGCCTTTGAAACCTGCGAGGCCGAGGCGCGCGATCAGGGCATTGAATTTGCCGCCCATGTGGCCCATCTGATCGTTCATGCCGTGTTACATTTATTGGGCTACGACCATATTGAGGATGCGGATGCGACATTGATGGAGGGGCTTGAAATCAAGGCTCTTGCCAGCATGGGCATTCAAAATCCATATTAG
- a CDS encoding hemolysin family protein, with protein MSSHSDASPPEQGNDPEPYSFDDDYRPGLFQRLFGRNGDSEEPTEGAAESLAQTREMQGNLRKLHSRRVDDIAVPKADIIAIPNSSTLAETVEVFRDSTLTRLPVFADTLDEPLGLIHLKDLALTHGFGKSGKFDLAALIRPLIYAPPSMPVAVLLQRMQSERVHMALVIDEYGGVDGLVTIEDILEEIVGDIIDEHDEEEAALWIEERPGVYLAQARAPLDEFEEAAGVDLLPAELDEEIDTLGGIVAKLTGRVPVRGEIVRDEAGHEFEVVDADPRRIKRLRITLSGAARTAAE; from the coding sequence ATGAGCAGTCATTCGGACGCAAGTCCACCAGAACAAGGCAACGACCCGGAGCCTTACAGTTTCGACGACGATTACCGCCCCGGCCTGTTTCAGCGCCTGTTCGGGCGCAACGGCGACAGCGAAGAACCAACCGAGGGTGCCGCCGAATCGCTGGCCCAGACCCGCGAAATGCAGGGCAATCTGCGCAAGCTGCATTCGCGGCGGGTTGACGATATTGCCGTGCCCAAGGCCGATATCATCGCCATTCCCAATAGCTCGACGCTGGCCGAAACTGTCGAGGTGTTCCGCGACTCCACACTTACCCGCCTGCCGGTATTTGCCGATACGCTGGACGAGCCGCTTGGCCTGATCCACCTGAAAGACCTGGCGCTGACCCACGGTTTTGGCAAATCGGGCAAGTTCGACCTTGCCGCGCTGATCCGTCCGCTGATCTATGCGCCTCCATCCATGCCTGTCGCCGTGCTGTTGCAGCGAATGCAAAGCGAGCGTGTGCATATGGCGCTGGTGATCGATGAATATGGCGGTGTCGACGGTCTGGTGACAATCGAGGATATTCTTGAGGAAATCGTCGGTGACATCATCGACGAGCATGACGAGGAAGAGGCCGCATTGTGGATCGAGGAACGCCCCGGCGTCTACCTTGCCCAGGCCCGCGCACCGCTGGACGAGTTTGAAGAGGCCGCCGGGGTCGATCTGCTGCCCGCCGAGCTTGATGAGGAGATCGACACTTTGGGTGGGATTGTTGCCAAACTGACTGGCCGTGTGCCTGTGCGCGGCGAGATTGTGCGCGACGAGGCGGGCCATGAATTTGAAGTGGTCGATGCCGATCCACGCCGCATCAAACGCCTCCGGATCACGCTTTCCGGTGCAGCACGCACCGCAGCCGAATGA
- the lnt gene encoding apolipoprotein N-acyltransferase, with protein MIETLLHQRGWRRALLALVLGALLALALQPFNLPVVNLVVLPALVALLAPQGGRFWRGFGLGWFVGLGYFAVALHWIVEPFLVDAARTGWLAPFGLVGMAGGMALFWGLAFGFAVRVARGTARDALALAVIWGAVELARGYVFTGFPWAQLAQGLLDTPLAQWVAYIGAPGLGAMVMLGAGLLAYRTSFLAGLMMLLIMGSVGIMRDAGATPDEPGVTLRLVQPNASQQEKWLPERIYDFYLRQIQLTSAGAAPDLTIWPEAAVAYLPDEDAQLREEVAAAGRGSPVILGAQRRDARGVYNTLFAIDSGAGIAAAYDKVRLAPFGEYMPFNDFFSRFGISGLADVIGGGMQKGTETGPIALNGLPPFLPLICYEAIFPQAASTQPRPAWLLQITNDAWFGTFSGPYQHLAQARLRAIEQGLPLARAANTGVSAMIDARGHIRARTNLGEVAALDVRLPGALPPTLYSRTGDWPVALVLSLLAAFFAIRRPRAKA; from the coding sequence ATGATCGAGACGCTGCTGCATCAGCGCGGCTGGCGGCGTGCGCTGCTTGCGCTTGTGCTTGGCGCGCTGCTGGCGCTGGCCTTGCAGCCCTTCAACCTGCCTGTGGTGAATCTGGTGGTGCTGCCGGCGCTTGTGGCGCTGCTCGCCCCGCAAGGCGGGCGGTTCTGGCGCGGTTTCGGGTTGGGCTGGTTCGTGGGGCTTGGCTATTTCGCCGTCGCCCTGCACTGGATTGTTGAACCCTTTCTGGTAGATGCGGCGCGCACGGGCTGGCTTGCACCCTTTGGGCTGGTTGGAATGGCGGGCGGTATGGCGCTGTTCTGGGGGCTGGCCTTTGGCTTTGCCGTGCGCGTGGCCAGGGGCACGGCGCGCGATGCGCTGGCGCTGGCCGTCATCTGGGGCGCGGTTGAACTGGCGCGCGGCTATGTGTTTACCGGCTTTCCCTGGGCGCAGCTGGCGCAAGGCCTGCTCGATACGCCGCTTGCGCAATGGGTCGCCTATATCGGTGCGCCGGGGCTGGGTGCAATGGTCATGCTGGGCGCGGGGCTACTGGCCTATCGCACAAGCTTTCTGGCCGGGCTGATGATGCTGCTGATCATGGGCTCGGTCGGCATCATGCGCGACGCGGGCGCAACACCGGATGAACCCGGCGTTACCCTGCGCCTTGTGCAGCCCAATGCCAGCCAACAGGAAAAATGGCTGCCCGAGCGTATTTACGATTTCTATCTGCGCCAGATACAGCTTACCAGCGCGGGCGCGGCCCCCGATCTGACGATATGGCCCGAAGCCGCCGTTGCCTATCTGCCCGATGAAGATGCACAATTGCGCGAGGAAGTCGCGGCAGCCGGGCGCGGCAGTCCGGTCATTCTGGGGGCGCAGCGGCGCGATGCGCGCGGCGTTTACAACACATTGTTCGCAATCGATTCCGGCGCTGGCATAGCCGCCGCCTATGACAAGGTGCGCCTTGCCCCGTTTGGCGAATACATGCCGTTCAATGATTTTTTCAGCCGGTTTGGCATTTCCGGCCTGGCCGATGTGATCGGTGGCGGAATGCAAAAGGGCACGGAAACCGGGCCGATCGCGCTAAATGGGCTGCCCCCCTTCCTGCCGCTGATCTGCTATGAGGCGATTTTCCCGCAAGCCGCCAGCACCCAGCCGCGCCCCGCATGGCTGTTGCAAATCACCAATGACGCCTGGTTCGGCACATTCTCTGGCCCCTACCAGCACCTTGCCCAGGCGCGTCTGCGCGCCATCGAGCAGGGCCTGCCGCTGGCGCGCGCCGCCAATACCGGCGTTTCGGCCATGATCGACGCGCGCGGCCATATCCGCGCCCGCACCAATTTGGGCGAGGTCGCAGCCCTTGACGTGCGCCTGCCCGGCGCGCTGCCGCCCACGCTTTACAGCCGCACCGGCGATTGGCCCGTGGCGCTTGTGCTAAGCCTGCTTGCGGCATTCTTTGCAATACGGCGCCCGCGCGCCAAAGCCTGA
- the metK gene encoding methionine adenosyltransferase has protein sequence MSRQNYIFTSESVSEGHPDKVCDRVSDAILDAFLAEEPNARVACETFATTNNVVVGGEVGLSSRDRLETYMGRIDGIVRDCVRDIGYEQDKFHWNTLTVQNLLHAQSAHIAQGVDRDGAGDQGIMFGFAVDETPELMPAPILYSHAILRRLAEARKSGAEPTLGPDAKSQLSLRYEGGRPVEVTSLVLSTQHAHEAQTSDDIRAIVEPYIRDVLPDGWLTEATEWWVNPTGKFVIGGPDGDAGLTGRKIIVDTYGGAAPHGGGAFSGKDPTKVDRSAAYAARYLAKNVVAAGMATRCTIQLSYAIGVAKPLSIYADTHGTGQVDEAQIERAVARAMDLTPRGIRTHLQLDRPIYARTAAYGHFGRAPEADGGFSWEKTDLAAALKAAI, from the coding sequence ATGTCCCGTCAGAACTATATTTTCACCTCGGAATCCGTATCCGAGGGGCACCCCGATAAGGTGTGCGACCGTGTGTCCGATGCCATTCTGGATGCGTTTCTGGCCGAAGAGCCGAATGCGCGTGTGGCTTGTGAAACCTTTGCCACCACCAATAATGTCGTTGTCGGCGGCGAGGTCGGGCTGTCGAGCAGGGACAGGTTGGAAACCTATATGGGCAGGATTGACGGGATCGTGCGCGACTGCGTGCGCGATATCGGCTATGAGCAGGACAAGTTCCACTGGAACACGCTGACAGTGCAGAACTTGCTGCACGCCCAATCGGCGCATATCGCCCAAGGGGTCGACCGTGATGGCGCGGGCGATCAGGGCATCATGTTTGGCTTTGCGGTTGATGAAACGCCCGAACTGATGCCCGCCCCGATCCTATATTCGCACGCGATTTTGCGGCGTCTGGCCGAGGCGCGCAAATCGGGGGCCGAGCCGACTCTGGGGCCGGATGCCAAAAGCCAGTTGAGCCTTCGTTATGAGGGCGGCAGGCCGGTCGAGGTGACATCGCTGGTGCTGTCGACCCAGCACGCGCATGAGGCGCAGACAAGCGATGATATCCGCGCGATTGTCGAGCCTTACATCCGCGATGTGCTGCCGGATGGCTGGCTGACCGAGGCGACCGAATGGTGGGTGAACCCGACGGGTAAATTCGTGATCGGCGGGCCGGATGGCGATGCCGGGCTGACCGGGCGCAAGATTATTGTCGATACTTACGGCGGTGCCGCCCCGCATGGCGGCGGTGCGTTTTCCGGCAAAGACCCGACCAAGGTTGACCGTTCGGCGGCTTATGCGGCGCGCTATCTGGCGAAAAACGTGGTGGCGGCGGGCATGGCGACGCGCTGCACGATCCAGCTGAGCTATGCCATCGGTGTGGCCAAGCCGCTGTCGATTTACGCCGATACGCATGGCACGGGGCAGGTGGATGAGGCGCAGATCGAACGCGCCGTGGCCCGCGCGATGGACCTGACGCCGCGCGGCATCCGCACGCATTTGCAGCTTGACCGGCCGATTTATGCACGCACCGCCGCCTATGGCCATTTTGGCCGCGCGCCCGAGGCCGACGGCGGATTCAGCTGGGAGAAAACCGATCTGGCCGCCGCGCTGAAAGCCGCGATCTAG
- the trmB gene encoding tRNA (guanine(46)-N(7))-methyltransferase TrmB gives MNDTPDQPRDTRPAARPNAPWRNLYGRGKGKPLRAGQAEHMEHTLPRLSLPGVSWDFNPTRAPIDLRAVFGDDRPIWLEIGFGGGEHLAALAAANPDIGFIGVEPFLNGMAALLPRVAALENIRLHLGDGRDVMDVLPDASVARAFLLYPDPWPKKRHHGRRFVKPENIDPLARVLKPGGQFHIASDIEDYVRHTQDHMAPRPDFTGGEVMLEPWEGWHSTRYEQKALRAGRTPHYMTFIRADHA, from the coding sequence ATGAATGATACGCCAGACCAGCCCCGTGATACGCGCCCTGCTGCCCGCCCGAACGCCCCTTGGCGTAACCTGTATGGCCGTGGCAAGGGCAAGCCGCTGCGCGCCGGGCAGGCGGAACATATGGAACATACGCTGCCGCGCCTGTCGCTGCCCGGCGTGTCGTGGGATTTCAACCCGACGCGCGCGCCGATCGATCTGCGCGCGGTGTTCGGCGATGACCGGCCCATCTGGCTGGAAATCGGCTTTGGGGGTGGCGAGCATCTGGCGGCACTCGCAGCCGCCAATCCCGATATCGGCTTCATTGGTGTCGAGCCGTTTTTGAACGGGATGGCGGCGCTGCTGCCGCGCGTGGCCGCGCTTGAAAACATTCGCCTGCATCTGGGCGACGGGCGCGACGTGATGGATGTTTTGCCCGATGCCAGCGTTGCGCGGGCGTTTCTGCTTTACCCCGACCCCTGGCCGAAGAAGCGCCACCACGGCCGCCGCTTTGTGAAGCCCGAAAATATCGACCCGTTGGCGCGCGTGCTGAAACCCGGCGGGCAGTTTCATATTGCCTCGGATATCGAGGATTATGTGCGCCATACGCAGGACCATATGGCACCCCGCCCCGATTTTACCGGCGGTGAGGTGATGCTGGAGCCCTGGGAGGGCTGGCATTCCACCCGATACGAGCAAAAGGCGCTGCGTGCCGGGCGCACACCGCATTACATGACCTTCATCCGGGCCGATCATGCGTGA
- a CDS encoding NUDIX hydrolase, with protein sequence MRERPTARIILLDPDDRALMFHFVHERGILAGQRHWATPGGGIAAGESPQAAAARELREETGFELPLSDVIATRAVDFRLESGELLRAHESYFAAFAPHERIDKTRWNAFERRVMQDHRWWGLEDLATTSETYFPENMAGMIARARALRP encoded by the coding sequence ATGCGTGAACGGCCCACGGCGCGGATTATCCTGCTGGACCCGGATGACCGGGCATTGATGTTTCATTTCGTGCATGAGCGCGGCATTCTGGCAGGTCAGCGGCACTGGGCAACGCCGGGCGGGGGGATTGCGGCTGGTGAAAGCCCGCAGGCCGCCGCCGCGCGTGAATTGCGCGAGGAAACCGGCTTTGAGCTGCCGCTGAGCGATGTGATCGCCACGCGCGCCGTGGATTTCCGCCTCGAATCGGGCGAGCTGCTGCGCGCCCATGAAAGCTATTTCGCGGCCTTCGCCCCGCATGAGCGGATTGACAAGACCCGCTGGAATGCGTTTGAGCGGCGTGTGATGCAAGACCATCGCTGGTGGGGGCTTGAAGACCTGGCCACAACCAGCGAAACCTACTTCCCAGAGAACATGGCCGGGATGATAGCGCGTGCCCGCGCGCTGCGGCCCTGA
- the aroA gene encoding 3-phosphoshikimate 1-carboxyvinyltransferase, giving the protein MSGTGTPRPLTARKSPPLKGAAAVPGDKSISHRALILGALTIGRTEVRGLLEGEDVLGTGRAMQAFGAQVERHGPGEWSIEGVGVGGFAEPADVIDCGNAGTGVRLIMGAMATTPITATFTGDASLRKRPMGRVTDPLALFGAQAFGRSGGRLPMTIVGAENPVPVRYVSPVPSAQVKSAVLLAGLNAPGQTVLIEAEATRDHSERMLAGFGAEIVTEVTDEGRMITLTGQPELKPQKIDVPRDPSSAAFPVCAALLVEGSQVLVPNIGLNPTRAGLFTTLVDMGADITFENARSEGGEPAADLRVRFGPLKGIDVPPERAASMIDEYPILAALAATAEGNTVMRGIKELRVKESDRIDAMARGLEACGVSLEEGEDYLIIHGRGPGSVAGGATVATHLDHRIAMSFLCLGMASLKPITIDDLGAIATSFPDFVPLMEGLGAVFHAGNG; this is encoded by the coding sequence ATGTCTGGCACTGGAACCCCGCGCCCGCTGACCGCCCGCAAATCGCCCCCGCTGAAAGGCGCGGCCGCAGTGCCGGGCGATAAAAGCATCAGCCATCGTGCGCTCATTCTGGGCGCGTTGACCATTGGCCGCACAGAGGTGCGCGGGCTGCTGGAGGGCGAAGATGTGCTGGGCACAGGCCGCGCGATGCAAGCCTTTGGCGCGCAAGTCGAGCGCCACGGCCCCGGTGAATGGAGCATCGAGGGCGTGGGTGTGGGCGGCTTTGCCGAACCGGCCGATGTGATTGATTGCGGCAATGCCGGCACCGGCGTGCGGCTGATCATGGGGGCGATGGCCACCACGCCGATCACCGCCACCTTTACCGGCGATGCCAGCTTGCGCAAACGCCCGATGGGCCGGGTGACAGACCCGCTGGCACTGTTTGGCGCGCAGGCTTTTGGCCGCAGCGGGGGCCGTTTGCCGATGACGATTGTCGGTGCGGAAAACCCCGTGCCGGTGCGCTATGTCTCGCCGGTGCCAAGCGCGCAGGTGAAATCGGCCGTGCTGCTGGCGGGGCTGAACGCGCCGGGGCAAACCGTGCTGATCGAGGCGGAAGCGACGCGCGACCATTCGGAAAGGATGCTGGCGGGGTTTGGCGCGGAAATTGTCACAGAAGTTACCGATGAAGGCCGCATGATTACGCTGACGGGCCAGCCGGAGCTTAAGCCGCAGAAGATTGACGTGCCGCGCGACCCGTCCAGCGCCGCCTTTCCGGTATGTGCGGCGCTGCTGGTTGAAGGCTCGCAGGTTCTGGTGCCGAATATCGGGCTGAACCCCACGCGCGCCGGGCTGTTCACCACATTGGTGGACATGGGGGCCGATATTACATTTGAGAATGCGCGCAGCGAGGGGGGCGAGCCCGCCGCCGATTTGCGCGTGCGCTTTGGCCCGCTGAAAGGCATAGACGTGCCGCCCGAACGCGCTGCAAGCATGATTGATGAATACCCCATTCTGGCGGCACTGGCGGCAACTGCCGAGGGCAATACCGTGATGCGCGGCATCAAGGAATTGCGGGTCAAGGAATCGGACCGGATTGACGCGATGGCGCGCGGGCTGGAGGCTTGCGGTGTTTCCCTGGAAGAGGGTGAGGATTATCTCATCATCCACGGGCGCGGGCCGGGAAGCGTGGCGGGCGGGGCGACGGTGGCCACGCATCTGGACCACCGGATTGCCATGTCCTTTTTGTGCCTTGGCATGGCGAGCCTAAAGCCCATTACCATTGATGATCTGGGCGCGATTGCCACCTCCTTCCCCGATTTTGTGCCGCTGATGGAAGGCCTGGGCGCGGTTTTTCACGCCGGTAATGGCTGA
- the cmk gene encoding (d)CMP kinase, with translation MAFTVAIDGPAAAGKGTIARAVAAHFGFSHLDTGLLYRAVGMATLDAARGVIDENMAVTMAKTLSETDLARDDLRSARAGQAASKVAAIPEVRSALLKFQQDFARREGGAVLDGRDIGTVICPNAEVKLFVTASDAVRAQRRFAELSATNPALTVAQVAGDLAQRDARDAERAIAPLQPADDAELLDTSTLSIAAAIQSAIATVQKRLK, from the coding sequence ATGGCCTTCACCGTTGCCATAGACGGCCCCGCAGCGGCGGGCAAAGGCACGATCGCGCGCGCGGTTGCGGCGCATTTCGGCTTTTCACATCTGGATACCGGGCTGCTGTATCGCGCGGTTGGCATGGCCACGCTGGATGCCGCGCGCGGGGTGATTGATGAGAATATGGCCGTGACTATGGCCAAAACGCTCAGCGAAACCGACCTTGCGCGCGATGATTTGCGCAGCGCGCGGGCCGGGCAGGCGGCCAGCAAGGTTGCCGCCATTCCCGAAGTGCGCAGCGCATTGCTGAAATTCCAACAGGATTTTGCGCGCCGTGAGGGTGGCGCCGTGCTGGATGGCCGCGACATCGGCACGGTGATTTGCCCCAATGCCGAGGTGAAGCTGTTTGTGACGGCATCGGACGCCGTGCGCGCCCAACGCCGCTTTGCAGAGCTTTCAGCCACCAACCCCGCGCTGACCGTGGCGCAGGTGGCTGGCGATCTGGCCCAGCGCGATGCGCGCGATGCCGAACGCGCCATCGCCCCGTTGCAGCCTGCCGATGATGCCGAACTGCTCGACACGTCGACGCTGAGCATCGCAGCCGCCATCCAAAGCGCGATTGCAACCGTGCAAAAGCGGCTGAAATAG
- the rpsA gene encoding 30S ribosomal protein S1: protein MEEFEALLNESFELETPDEGSVVKGTVVAIEAGQAIIDIGYKMEGRVDIKEFAAPGQTPEIAVGDVVEVYLDRVENARGEAVLSREKARREEAWDRLEKAYDKEERCEGVIFGRVKGGFTVDLGGAVAFLPGSQVDVRPVRDAGPLMQLPQPFMILKMDRRRGNIVVSRRAILEESRAEQRAEIVGKLAEGDVVDGVVKNITEYGAFVDLGGVDGLLHVTDMAWRRVNHPSEILAIGETVKVQVVKINKDTQRISLGMKQLAADPWDDVEARYPLESRHTGRVTNITDYGAFVELEAGVEGLVHVSEMSWTKKNVHPGKIVSTSQEVEVVVLEIDTAKRRVSLGLKQTQGNPWDNFAAGNPAGTIVEGEVKNITEFGLFIGLEGDIDGMVHLSDLDWTRSGEEAIKDYRKGDMVKAVVSDVDVEKERISLSIKGLEGDKFADATGGVKRGAVVTVTVTAIEDGGIEVEYEGMKAFIRRSDLSRDRGDQRPERFSVGDKIDARVTNIDAKSRKLGLSIKAREIAEEKEAVEQFGSSDSGASLGDILGAALKGKTDE, encoded by the coding sequence ATGGAAGAATTCGAAGCCCTTTTGAACGAAAGCTTCGAACTTGAAACCCCCGACGAGGGCTCAGTCGTCAAAGGCACAGTGGTTGCCATCGAGGCCGGTCAGGCCATCATCGACATCGGCTATAAAATGGAAGGCCGTGTCGACATCAAAGAATTTGCCGCCCCAGGCCAGACCCCCGAAATCGCCGTTGGCGATGTTGTCGAGGTCTATCTGGACCGGGTTGAAAACGCGCGTGGCGAGGCTGTTCTCAGCCGTGAAAAAGCCCGCCGTGAAGAAGCCTGGGACCGTCTTGAAAAAGCCTATGACAAGGAAGAGCGCTGCGAAGGCGTTATCTTTGGCCGGGTCAAAGGTGGTTTCACCGTCGATCTGGGTGGCGCGGTGGCCTTCCTTCCGGGCAGCCAGGTCGATGTGCGCCCCGTGCGCGATGCCGGCCCGCTGATGCAGCTTCCCCAGCCCTTCATGATTTTGAAAATGGACCGTCGCCGTGGCAACATCGTCGTGTCGCGCCGTGCCATTCTTGAAGAAAGCCGTGCCGAGCAGCGCGCCGAGATCGTTGGCAAACTGGCCGAAGGCGATGTGGTTGACGGCGTTGTCAAGAACATCACCGAATACGGTGCATTCGTTGACCTTGGCGGCGTTGATGGCCTGCTGCACGTGACCGACATGGCCTGGCGCCGTGTGAACCACCCGTCGGAAATTCTGGCGATTGGCGAAACGGTCAAGGTGCAGGTTGTCAAGATCAACAAAGACACCCAGCGCATTTCGCTTGGCATGAAACAGCTTGCCGCCGATCCGTGGGACGATGTCGAAGCCCGCTATCCGCTGGAAAGCCGCCATACGGGCCGCGTGACCAACATTACCGATTACGGCGCATTTGTTGAGCTGGAAGCCGGTGTTGAAGGGCTTGTTCACGTCTCCGAAATGTCCTGGACCAAGAAAAACGTTCACCCCGGCAAGATCGTCTCGACCAGCCAGGAAGTTGAAGTTGTCGTTCTGGAAATCGACACGGCCAAACGCCGCGTAAGCCTTGGCCTGAAACAGACCCAGGGGAACCCGTGGGATAACTTTGCCGCTGGCAACCCTGCTGGCACCATCGTTGAAGGCGAAGTCAAGAACATCACCGAATTCGGTCTGTTCATTGGCCTTGAAGGCGATATTGACGGCATGGTTCACCTGTCCGATCTGGACTGGACCCGTTCCGGCGAAGAAGCGATCAAGGATTATCGCAAAGGTGACATGGTCAAGGCCGTGGTGTCCGATGTCGATGTTGAAAAAGAGCGTATCTCGCTGTCCATCAAGGGCCTTGAAGGTGACAAGTTCGCCGATGCAACCGGTGGCGTAAAACGTGGTGCGGTTGTCACCGTAACCGTGACCGCCATTGAAGACGGCGGGATCGAGGTGGAATATGAAGGCATGAAAGCCTTTATCCGCCGTTCGGACCTGAGCCGCGACCGTGGCGACCAGCGCCCCGAGCGCTTCTCGGTTGGCGACAAGATTGATGCGCGTGTCACCAATATCGACGCGAAATCGCGCAAGCTTGGCCTGTCGATCAAGGCACGCGAAATTGCCGAAGAAAAAGAAGCCGTCGAACAGTTCGGCAGCTCGGATTCCGGTGCATCGCTGGGCGACATTCTTGGCGCTGCGCTGAAAGGCAAAACCGACGAGTAA
- the ihfB gene encoding integration host factor subunit beta codes for MIKSELVQKIADENPHLYQRDVERIVTTIFDTIINAMAEGNRVELRGFGAFSVKKRDARQGRNPRTGESVAVEEKHVPFFKAGKLLRDRLNES; via the coding sequence ATGATCAAATCAGAACTGGTTCAGAAAATCGCAGATGAAAATCCGCATCTCTATCAGCGCGATGTCGAACGTATCGTCACAACCATCTTTGACACGATCATCAATGCAATGGCCGAAGGAAACCGCGTAGAACTACGCGGTTTCGGCGCATTTTCGGTGAAAAAGCGCGATGCGCGCCAGGGCCGAAACCCGCGCACCGGCGAATCTGTCGCCGTGGAAGAAAAGCATGTGCCGTTCTTCAAGGCGGGCAAGCTGCTGCGTGACCGGCTGAACGAATCCTGA
- a CDS encoding lipopolysaccharide assembly protein LapA domain-containing protein yields MIRMIRLAVLGLVLLVLVLLALANRGAVDVALLPAGLPLADSLKLTVPLFLIVFAALLLGLLLGMFIEYFREHKLRRAASQSRREASQLAGEVERLKAEGGKDEDDVLALLN; encoded by the coding sequence ATGATCCGAATGATCCGCCTGGCCGTGCTTGGGCTTGTGCTTTTGGTGCTTGTGCTATTGGCGCTGGCCAATCGTGGGGCGGTTGACGTGGCGCTGTTGCCCGCGGGCCTGCCGCTGGCCGACAGCCTGAAGCTGACCGTTCCGCTGTTTCTGATCGTCTTCGCAGCACTATTGCTGGGCCTGCTTCTGGGCATGTTCATTGAATATTTCCGCGAACACAAACTCCGCCGCGCGGCCAGCCAGTCGCGCCGTGAGGCCAGCCAACTGGCCGGCGAGGTGGAGCGGTTGAAGGCCGAGGGCGGCAAGGACGAGGATGACGTTCTTGCCCTGCTCAACTAG
- a CDS encoding phosphoribosylanthranilate isomerase, with protein MNVKICGLRDAATLRVALEAGARYVGFVFFAKSPRHVEIETARALALSVPEGVAKVALTVNADDAYLDAINAAVPLDMLQLHGQENVARIAALRARYGLPIMKAVGVAEESDLASLASYGAVADQLLVDAKPPKDAVLPGGNGLAFDWRLIANRRWPVPWMLAGGLTADNVAEAIRLTGARQVDVSSGVESAAGVKDPARIRAFIDAASA; from the coding sequence ATGAACGTCAAAATCTGCGGGCTGCGCGATGCGGCCACGCTGCGCGTGGCACTGGAGGCTGGCGCGCGCTATGTCGGCTTTGTGTTTTTTGCCAAATCACCCCGCCATGTGGAAATTGAAACCGCACGGGCGCTGGCGCTTTCGGTGCCCGAAGGCGTTGCCAAGGTGGCGCTGACAGTGAATGCCGATGACGCTTATCTTGATGCGATCAACGCCGCCGTGCCGCTGGATATGCTCCAGCTTCACGGGCAGGAAAACGTTGCGCGTATTGCCGCTTTGCGCGCCCGCTATGGCCTGCCGATCATGAAAGCCGTGGGCGTGGCCGAGGAAAGCGACCTTGCCAGCCTTGCCAGCTATGGCGCGGTGGCCGACCAGCTTTTGGTTGATGCCAAACCCCCGAAAGACGCGGTTTTGCCCGGTGGTAACGGGCTGGCCTTTGACTGGCGGCTGATTGCCAACCGCCGCTGGCCTGTGCCCTGGATGCTGGCCGGTGGGCTGACAGCTGATAATGTCGCCGAGGCGATCCGCCTGACCGGGGCCAGGCAGGTTGATGTATCCTCGGGCGTGGAAAGTGCTGCGGGCGTGAAAGACCCGGCGCGCATCCGCGCCTTTATCGACGCAGCATCGGCATGA